CACCAGCACCTGGCTGCCGGGCCTGAGTGCTTGGCCAGGCTCCAGGTTCTCCGCCGCCCAGCTTTGGCCATGCCAGAGGACCCGCCCCTGGTCGCTTCCGGCATCAAAGCCACTGATCACCTCTGCGTACTGGGCCGCGTCGCTTTGGCGGATGGCCCGCTCCCGTTTGCGCGCCGACCAGCGCTGCAGCAGCACAAGTAGGGCGAGTGAGCCGGCGGCAAACAGCAGCAGCTGCAGCCCCAGGCTCAGGGGCAACCAGGCGCAGAGCAGCGAGACCAGCAGGGCGGCGAGGGCCGCGGCGAGCAGGCCGTCGAACTCCACCCCGAGCCACTCGAGGGCCAAGAGGGCCAAGGCAACCAGAAACCAGAGCAGCGCAGTCACGGGGTTGCGATCAGGCAGCTGCTGCCTAGCTTGAAGGCGACGGAGCGATTGGGCCAATGGAAGCGCTGTTTGGCTTGCCGGCCCTCGTGGTGATGGCCTTTTTGGGGCTCAACAGCATCAAGGTCACCAGCGGCGGCCAGTCCCGCCTGGTGGAGAGGCTCGGCAAGTACGACCGGCAACTGCAGCCCGGCCTCTCCCTGGTGCTCCCCGTGGTGGAGCGGGTGGTCAGCCATGAGTCCCTGAAGGAGCGGGTGCTCGACATTCCGCCTCAGCAGTGCATCACC
This DNA window, taken from Synechococcus sp. LTW-R, encodes the following:
- a CDS encoding NfeD family protein: MTALLWFLVALALLALEWLGVEFDGLLAAALAALLVSLLCAWLPLSLGLQLLLFAAGSLALLVLLQRWSARKRERAIRQSDAAQYAEVISGFDAGSDQGRVLWHGQSWAAENLEPGQALRPGSQVLVMGRDGTNLQVLPNA